A genomic stretch from Symbiobacterium terraclitae includes:
- a CDS encoding ABC transporter ATP-binding protein, with the protein MATTPAILLENLTKTYGGFPAVQGLNLSVRPGEIFGFLGANGAGKTTTMKMMVGLLPPTSGRVRILGHDVWQEPAKAKRAIGYVPDTPILHELLTAREFLWFMADLYGMSRAEGKARAEELLALMGLTAQADRLIRDFSLGMKRKMAIATALLHRPRVLLLDEVTNGLDARAAREVKDLVKAWAREGVAVVLTTHILSIAEELSDRIGLIHRGRLIANGTAAELAEQAGRPGASLEESFLALTGDELPEEADPA; encoded by the coding sequence GTGGCCACCACCCCGGCGATCTTGCTCGAAAACCTGACCAAGACCTACGGCGGCTTTCCGGCCGTGCAGGGGCTCAACCTCTCCGTGCGGCCCGGGGAGATCTTCGGCTTCCTCGGCGCCAACGGCGCCGGCAAGACCACGACGATGAAGATGATGGTCGGCCTGCTGCCCCCCACCTCCGGCCGCGTGCGCATCCTCGGGCACGACGTCTGGCAGGAGCCGGCCAAGGCGAAGCGAGCGATCGGCTACGTGCCCGACACGCCGATCCTGCACGAGCTCCTGACGGCCCGGGAGTTCCTGTGGTTCATGGCCGACCTCTACGGCATGAGCCGGGCCGAGGGCAAGGCGCGGGCGGAGGAGCTGCTCGCCCTGATGGGCCTCACCGCCCAGGCCGACCGGCTGATCCGCGACTTCTCGCTGGGGATGAAGCGGAAGATGGCCATCGCCACGGCCCTGCTGCACCGGCCGCGCGTGCTGCTCCTCGACGAGGTGACCAACGGACTTGACGCCCGCGCCGCCCGCGAGGTGAAGGACCTGGTGAAGGCCTGGGCCCGAGAGGGTGTGGCCGTCGTGCTCACCACGCACATCCTCTCGATCGCCGAGGAGCTGTCCGACCGCATCGGGCTGATCCACCGGGGGCGGCTCATCGCCAACGGCACCGCCGCCGAGCTGGCCGAGCAGGCCGGGCGCCCGGGGGCCAGCCTCGAGGAGAGCTTCCTCGCCCTCACGGGCGACGAGCTTCCGGAGGAGGCGGATCCGGCATGA
- a CDS encoding D-alanyl-D-alanine carboxypeptidase family protein — translation MRRNVVRCFAALLCAALALAAARPAAGMERWPPAIGVEDGDHLYRHNRAADDLDEAEEASAAAPESGQDSPVKLTAPSAVLMEALSGRVIYEKNAHERRNPASITKIMTLIVAFDAVRDGKVKLTDQVTISEEAKRQPGTTIFADVGETFTLEELLLSVAVGSANDAAVAVAEHVAGSAEAFAVLMNKKARELGMNNTHFVNPTGLSAEGHLTTAYDIALMSRYAVLNYPELVKLTSIYGAELNVPWRKNGPKFQLWNNNKLLTWYKGADGLKTGWTQAAGYCLAATAVQDGTRMIAVVMGSESAKQRNIEVARLLDYGFANYTAVEIAPAGKKFGPVRVARGAVPEIEPVPRSAFGVSVPKGSQDKVRWEVKLPRQVAAPVQQGQVIGHIVASLGDEEVARMDLVSPVAVGKANLWQSVVHTVRGIFSFD, via the coding sequence ATGCGGAGGAACGTTGTGCGCTGCTTTGCGGCGCTGCTGTGCGCCGCCCTTGCGCTGGCGGCCGCCAGGCCGGCGGCCGGCATGGAGCGATGGCCGCCGGCGATCGGCGTGGAGGACGGCGACCACCTGTACCGGCACAACCGCGCGGCCGACGACCTGGACGAGGCGGAGGAGGCATCCGCCGCTGCGCCGGAGTCGGGACAGGACAGCCCGGTGAAGCTGACCGCGCCGTCGGCGGTGCTGATGGAGGCGCTGAGCGGTCGGGTGATCTACGAGAAGAACGCCCACGAGCGCCGCAACCCCGCCAGCATCACCAAGATCATGACGCTGATCGTGGCGTTCGACGCCGTGCGTGACGGCAAGGTGAAGCTGACGGACCAGGTGACCATCTCCGAGGAGGCCAAGCGGCAGCCGGGCACGACCATCTTCGCCGACGTGGGGGAGACTTTCACGCTGGAGGAGCTGCTCCTCTCCGTGGCCGTGGGCTCCGCCAACGACGCGGCCGTGGCGGTGGCCGAGCACGTGGCCGGTTCCGCGGAGGCGTTCGCCGTGCTGATGAACAAGAAGGCCAGGGAGCTGGGGATGAACAACACCCACTTCGTGAACCCGACGGGCCTCTCGGCGGAAGGGCACCTGACCACGGCGTACGACATCGCCCTGATGAGCCGGTACGCGGTGCTCAACTACCCCGAGCTGGTGAAGTTGACGTCGATCTACGGCGCCGAGCTGAACGTGCCCTGGCGGAAGAACGGCCCCAAGTTCCAACTGTGGAACAACAACAAGCTGCTCACCTGGTACAAGGGCGCCGACGGCCTGAAGACCGGGTGGACGCAGGCCGCGGGGTACTGCCTTGCCGCGACGGCCGTGCAGGACGGCACGCGCATGATCGCCGTGGTGATGGGCTCTGAGAGCGCCAAGCAGCGGAACATCGAGGTTGCGCGGCTCCTGGACTACGGCTTCGCCAACTACACCGCCGTGGAGATCGCGCCGGCCGGCAAGAAGTTCGGCCCCGTGCGGGTGGCCCGCGGCGCCGTGCCGGAGATCGAGCCCGTGCCCCGCTCGGCCTTCGGGGTGAGCGTGCCCAAGGGCTCCCAGGACAAGGTCAGGTGGGAGGTGAAGCTGCCGCGGCAGGTGGCGGCGCCGGTCCAGCAGGGGCAGGTGATCGGCCACATCGTGGCCAGCCTGGGCGACGAGGAGGTGGCCCGCATGGACCTCGTCTCGCCCGTGGCCGTGGGCAAGGCCAACCTCTGGCAGTCCGTCGTGCACACCGTGCGGGGGATCTTCAGCTTCGACTGA
- the spoIIAA gene encoding anti-sigma F factor antagonist yields the protein MAAMECELVGQSLVVRLTGELDLVAAARFKEAVEEILDRRPVRHLYVNLAGATFVDSAFLGSLLGRYRRISREGGRMGIIGVPPQVRPALELSGIFRTMDEFRSERDALSAG from the coding sequence ATGGCGGCGATGGAGTGCGAACTGGTGGGGCAGAGCCTGGTCGTGCGGCTGACCGGCGAGCTCGACCTGGTGGCGGCCGCCCGGTTCAAGGAGGCCGTGGAGGAGATCCTGGACCGGCGGCCGGTCCGCCACCTGTACGTCAACCTGGCGGGTGCCACCTTCGTGGACAGCGCCTTCCTGGGGTCGCTGCTGGGCCGCTACCGGCGCATCAGCCGCGAGGGCGGGCGCATGGGCATTATCGGGGTGCCGCCGCAGGTGCGGCCTGCGCTGGAGCTGTCCGGCATCTTCCGCACCATGGACGAGTTCAGGTCGGAGCGTGACGCGCTTTCAGCGGGGTAG
- the spoIIAB gene encoding anti-sigma F factor, with product MVTHNRVIVELAAIPENVGVARLMAAMVAAQGAFTVAEVDEVKLAVSEAVTNAIVHGYRGDARRMVRMEATLDDGTLEIVVADEGRGIEDVELARQAAVTSDPERMGLGFSFMEAHMDEVHVESAVGRGTRVTMLKRPSARDVAAARGS from the coding sequence ATGGTCACCCACAACAGGGTCATCGTGGAGCTGGCCGCCATACCGGAGAACGTGGGCGTGGCGCGCCTGATGGCGGCGATGGTCGCGGCACAGGGGGCGTTCACCGTCGCCGAGGTGGACGAGGTGAAGCTTGCGGTCTCGGAGGCCGTCACCAACGCGATCGTCCACGGCTACCGGGGCGACGCCCGGCGCATGGTGCGGATGGAGGCGACGCTGGACGACGGAACCCTCGAGATCGTCGTCGCGGACGAGGGCCGCGGCATCGAGGACGTGGAACTGGCCCGGCAGGCGGCGGTCACCTCGGACCCGGAGCGGATGGGGCTCGGCTTCTCCTTCATGGAGGCGCACATGGACGAGGTGCACGTGGAGTCCGCCGTGGGCCGGGGCACGCGCGTCACCATGCTCAAACGGCCGTCGGCGAGGGACGTGGCCGCGGCCAGGGGCAGCTGA
- the sigF gene encoding RNA polymerase sporulation sigma factor SigF, whose translation MARASNLEERGWPDEEVRRLLARARAGDKEARDRLVEENLRLVRSLVSRFSVSGADPEDLFQIGCIGLLKAIDRFDLNYDVRFSTYAVPLIMGEIRRHLRDDGPMRVSRSLKQLAVQARKVREQLAAELQRDPTVHEIAAELGVAPEEVVEALDGVRPPASIHQTVHEGDGDPIYLLDQLAAGDGHREGLWLDRVALREGLEQLDERERMVILLRFFRDKTQTEVASILGCSQVQVSRLERRALDRIRKHVNAAL comes from the coding sequence ATGGCGCGTGCGAGCAACCTTGAGGAACGCGGCTGGCCTGACGAGGAGGTCAGGCGGCTGCTGGCGCGTGCCCGCGCCGGGGACAAGGAGGCGCGCGACCGGCTGGTGGAGGAGAACCTCCGGCTGGTGCGGTCGCTGGTCTCCCGGTTCAGCGTCTCGGGCGCGGACCCCGAGGACCTGTTTCAGATCGGGTGCATCGGCCTCCTGAAGGCGATTGACCGGTTCGACCTGAACTACGACGTGCGGTTCAGCACCTACGCCGTCCCGCTGATCATGGGCGAGATCCGCCGCCACCTGCGGGACGACGGCCCCATGAGGGTGAGCCGCAGCCTGAAGCAGCTGGCCGTCCAGGCCCGGAAGGTGCGGGAGCAGCTGGCGGCAGAGCTGCAGCGGGATCCGACCGTCCACGAGATCGCCGCAGAGCTGGGCGTGGCGCCGGAAGAGGTGGTGGAGGCCCTGGACGGCGTCAGGCCGCCGGCGTCGATCCACCAGACGGTGCATGAGGGCGACGGCGACCCCATCTACCTCCTCGACCAGCTGGCGGCGGGAGACGGCCACCGGGAGGGGCTCTGGCTCGACCGCGTCGCCCTGCGGGAGGGGCTGGAGCAGCTGGACGAGCGCGAGCGCATGGTGATCCTGCTCCGCTTCTTCCGCGACAAGACGCAGACGGAGGTCGCCTCCATCCTGGGCTGCAGCCAGGTACAGGTCTCCCGGCTGGAGCGGCGGGCCCTGGACCGCATTCGGAAGCACGTAAACGCGGCACTGTGA
- a CDS encoding stage V sporulation protein AE gives MARRAAEEAARRLKLRCISASAGNPTPLSGPELVQLIKQAVHDPVLVMVDDRGNPGTGPGEEALAYLCRHPEIRVLGIVAVASNTRRARGVEVDLSVDSEGRIRKGPVDKDGRPRSRGVLRGDTVDVLRRLDVPLIVGIGDPGKMDGADGLEHGCAITTRAIEAILERANVNTE, from the coding sequence GTGGCCAGACGGGCCGCGGAGGAAGCCGCCAGGCGCCTGAAGCTGCGCTGCATCTCCGCCTCCGCGGGCAACCCGACGCCCCTGAGCGGTCCGGAGCTGGTGCAGCTCATCAAGCAGGCGGTGCACGATCCCGTCCTCGTGATGGTGGACGACAGGGGCAACCCGGGAACGGGGCCGGGGGAGGAGGCGCTGGCCTACCTCTGCCGGCATCCGGAAATCCGCGTGCTCGGCATCGTCGCGGTGGCCTCGAACACCCGCAGGGCCCGCGGCGTGGAGGTGGACCTCTCCGTCGACAGCGAAGGCCGCATTCGGAAGGGCCCCGTGGACAAGGACGGCAGGCCCCGCTCCCGGGGCGTGCTGCGCGGCGACACGGTCGACGTGCTGCGCCGCCTGGACGTTCCGCTGATCGTCGGCATCGGCGACCCCGGCAAGATGGACGGGGCGGACGGTCTCGAACACGGGTGTGCGATCACGACGCGGGCGATCGAGGCCATCCTGGAGCGAGCCAATGTCAACACCGAGTAG
- the lysA gene encoding diaminopimelate decarboxylase produces the protein MHFYGTAAQNALGHLTVGGVDVVDLAREYGTPLYIMDEALIRRNCRAYVESFRQHYPNFDVAYASKAFLCTAMAALAEQEGLSLDVVSGGEIATTRQAGFPMERTYFHGNNKSPEEIRLAMEVGVGRFVVDSTRELHLLENMAAERGRTVRILLRVTPGVEAHTHEYISTGQLDSKFGIPIAGGLALEAAREALRLSHVELTGFHCHIGSQIFDLEGYRIAVQRMLDLAAAVRAETGFTASELSMGGGLGVRYVEGDRPVPPEELVACLSAAVRGGAPERGLPLPKLIIEPGRSIVAEAGTTLYTVGTIKEIPGVRTYLAVDGGMGDNIRPALYHAEYECAVANKLGSERTRRVTVVGRYCESGDVLLTDVPVAADVAPGDLLAVFATGAYNYSMASHYNRFPTPAVVFVSDGRADLVVRRESFAEMAANDLLPERLRAGAPR, from the coding sequence ATGCACTTCTACGGTACTGCGGCACAGAATGCGCTGGGGCACCTCACGGTGGGCGGGGTGGATGTGGTGGACCTGGCCCGGGAGTACGGCACGCCGCTCTACATCATGGACGAGGCGCTGATCCGCCGGAACTGCCGGGCTTACGTGGAGAGCTTCCGGCAGCACTACCCGAACTTCGACGTGGCCTACGCCTCCAAGGCGTTCCTCTGCACCGCCATGGCGGCGCTGGCCGAGCAGGAGGGCCTGTCGCTGGACGTGGTCTCGGGGGGCGAGATCGCCACGACGCGGCAGGCCGGCTTCCCCATGGAACGGACCTATTTCCACGGCAACAACAAGAGCCCGGAGGAGATCCGCCTGGCCATGGAGGTCGGGGTCGGCCGGTTCGTCGTCGACTCGACCCGCGAGCTGCACCTGCTGGAGAACATGGCCGCCGAGCGGGGGAGGACGGTGCGTATCCTGCTCCGGGTGACCCCCGGAGTGGAAGCCCACACCCACGAATACATTAGCACGGGCCAACTCGACTCCAAGTTCGGCATCCCCATCGCCGGGGGCCTTGCCCTGGAGGCCGCCCGGGAGGCCCTCCGCCTCTCCCACGTGGAGCTGACGGGCTTCCACTGCCACATCGGCTCGCAGATCTTCGACCTGGAGGGCTACCGCATCGCCGTCCAGCGCATGCTGGATCTGGCGGCGGCGGTGCGGGCGGAGACCGGGTTCACCGCGTCCGAGCTGAGCATGGGCGGCGGGCTCGGCGTCCGGTACGTCGAGGGCGACCGCCCGGTACCGCCGGAGGAACTGGTTGCCTGCCTCAGCGCGGCCGTGCGCGGCGGGGCGCCCGAGCGGGGGCTGCCGCTGCCGAAGCTGATCATCGAGCCGGGGCGGTCCATCGTCGCCGAGGCCGGCACCACGCTCTACACGGTGGGGACCATCAAGGAGATCCCCGGGGTGCGCACCTACCTGGCCGTGGACGGCGGCATGGGCGACAACATCCGGCCGGCGCTGTACCACGCCGAGTACGAGTGCGCCGTGGCCAACAAGCTGGGTTCGGAGCGGACCCGCAGGGTGACGGTGGTCGGCCGGTACTGCGAGTCAGGCGACGTGCTGCTGACCGACGTGCCCGTGGCGGCCGACGTGGCCCCGGGCGACCTGCTCGCGGTCTTCGCCACCGGCGCCTACAACTACTCCATGGCCTCGCACTACAACCGCTTCCCCACGCCGGCGGTCGTCTTCGTCAGCGACGGGCGGGCCGACCTGGTGGTGCGGCGTGAGAGCTTCGCCGAGATGGCGGCCAACGACCTGCTGCCCGAGCGGCTGCGGGCCGGGGCCCCGCGGTGA
- a CDS encoding efflux RND transporter periplasmic adaptor subunit, whose translation MKRKIVVIVVILAVLGGGGWFGYKRFFGAPAAGMIEAMGPEGAPVVQVETVSRRMLVQEVFAPGTVEAGNLQEYKAALASPRVTLHVEVGQQVEEGQILAELDASELLEDVKAKERDLLQAERRLEELRRNLDSAPLQLERSVQEARRQLIEAQTQLAKARAGGGSGESSSVTALREQIAQLRNQAAQAQQAVNEARAALSAAEAAYMAKPGDPEAERAYRAAEEAYRRAVSKNDETARETATKLAEAQAELDALLSGGDFNADDQETRVRLAEIQVKLAEVAVKEAEEALRRGPDMGQIQLAEAEVEAARATLEKLRGNLESMTIKATAPGTVLAVGAKDGDPVQQGALIARVGDMERMTLVGQVEAVDLDSLEPGQQIMVTSALLPLASFEGVVTGVGQQTSQSMDGYRGMYMGENVTFEVRGEVENLDGRLKSGMSVEMRIETSRKENVIVVPLLAVKEEGGQAYVLVVKDYQVELRPIQTGLVTNREVEVVSGLEEGEMIVTAPFGLIETLQDGDVVRIQGMPGMGGFGPGMGPGVVPGGVRRGRVVPGRAISVPLGLLTGGVAR comes from the coding sequence TTGAAGCGGAAGATTGTGGTCATCGTTGTGATACTGGCGGTGCTGGGAGGCGGCGGTTGGTTCGGCTACAAGCGTTTCTTCGGCGCGCCCGCAGCTGGGATGATCGAGGCGATGGGGCCGGAGGGAGCCCCCGTGGTGCAGGTGGAGACCGTCAGCCGGCGCATGCTGGTGCAGGAGGTCTTCGCGCCCGGCACCGTGGAGGCCGGCAACCTGCAGGAGTACAAGGCCGCCCTGGCCAGCCCGCGCGTGACCCTGCACGTGGAGGTCGGCCAGCAGGTGGAGGAGGGCCAGATCCTCGCTGAGCTCGACGCATCTGAGCTTCTGGAAGATGTGAAGGCGAAGGAGCGCGACCTGCTCCAGGCCGAGCGGCGGCTGGAGGAGCTGCGGCGGAACCTGGACAGCGCGCCGCTCCAGTTGGAGCGCTCCGTTCAGGAGGCGCGGCGCCAGCTGATCGAGGCGCAGACCCAGCTGGCCAAGGCGCGGGCCGGCGGCGGCAGCGGCGAGAGCAGCTCGGTCACCGCCCTGCGGGAGCAGATCGCGCAGCTGCGCAACCAGGCTGCCCAGGCGCAGCAGGCGGTGAATGAGGCGCGGGCCGCTCTCTCCGCGGCGGAGGCGGCCTACATGGCCAAGCCGGGAGACCCGGAGGCCGAGCGCGCCTACCGCGCAGCCGAGGAGGCTTACCGGCGGGCTGTGAGCAAGAACGACGAGACCGCGCGCGAGACCGCGACCAAGCTGGCGGAGGCCCAGGCGGAGCTGGACGCCCTCCTGTCGGGCGGCGACTTCAATGCGGACGACCAGGAGACCCGGGTCAGGCTGGCCGAGATCCAGGTGAAGCTGGCCGAGGTCGCCGTCAAGGAGGCGGAGGAGGCCCTGCGGCGCGGCCCGGACATGGGCCAGATCCAGCTGGCCGAGGCCGAGGTGGAGGCCGCCCGGGCCACCCTGGAGAAGCTGCGGGGCAACCTGGAGTCGATGACGATCAAGGCGACAGCGCCCGGCACCGTGCTGGCCGTGGGCGCGAAGGACGGCGACCCGGTGCAGCAGGGTGCGCTGATCGCCCGCGTGGGCGACATGGAGCGGATGACCCTGGTGGGCCAGGTGGAGGCCGTCGACTTGGACAGCCTCGAGCCCGGGCAGCAGATCATGGTGACGTCCGCCCTGCTGCCGCTGGCCAGCTTCGAGGGCGTGGTGACCGGCGTGGGCCAGCAGACGTCGCAGAGCATGGACGGCTACCGCGGCATGTACATGGGTGAGAACGTCACGTTTGAAGTGCGGGGCGAGGTGGAGAACCTCGATGGCCGCCTGAAGAGCGGCATGTCGGTGGAGATGCGCATCGAGACCTCCCGCAAGGAGAACGTGATCGTGGTGCCCCTGCTGGCGGTGAAGGAGGAGGGCGGGCAGGCCTACGTGCTGGTCGTCAAGGACTACCAGGTGGAGCTGCGCCCGATCCAGACCGGCCTCGTGACCAACCGCGAGGTCGAGGTGGTCTCCGGCCTCGAGGAGGGCGAGATGATCGTCACCGCGCCCTTCGGGCTGATTGAGACGCTGCAGGACGGCGACGTGGTGCGCATCCAGGGTATGCCCGGCATGGGCGGGTTCGGCCCGGGCATGGGGCCCGGCGTGGTTCCCGG